One genomic window of Canis lupus baileyi chromosome 24, mCanLup2.hap1, whole genome shotgun sequence includes the following:
- the CKAP2 gene encoding cytoskeleton-associated protein 2 isoform X2 gives MSGPAVPQELRLPPSQSTQPAFRDKRECDSREVVVGSFYEQKQKLKERMLQRKTFFAYKQENHISSTGQKVMNSEGQIQEETKVLKFKTKMAGKENVSRLPVNKNNITMGKNCIPLRPSNELANLTMIIDTHNLEDNNHTRQSVPIEDGPQSQHMTLSQMFHLKNNSKKKQISTEKPKQDANMPKKLVLGSYNGQIVQSKINSFRKPLPVRDESSVATKKLSATIPKAPEPLPADTSSFTVRSHRAPNVMTTTRPVSTASQDRRLVRPPIRSHCNSAQDPVKQGIRRSLTIRKGPQEKELLQLNTVSSSAKTSSQDVERKTTVSRSLMSKIVARPASSFNTRLIQKSKSIDPCRHSVAKATIDRSIHPKETAEERKARLSEWKASKRKMIKRPPSSGVTQSEPEGRNEKSSGSFWTTMVEEDEQRLFTEKVNKTFSECLNLINEGCPKEEILVILNDLIKDIPDAKKLVKYWICLARIEPLTSPIENIITIYEKAILAGAQPIEEMRHVIADILTMKSQEKVKYACWISQDVSGENVEACATKEYIQDVSSEDIGVNLESGKPETEKKPRNVVFQDDEKKQDDKTKYLTNDVKTPSAETGGSCLIKYNVSTTPYLQSIKKKIQFDNTDSTFKELKFLTPVRRSQRIQEKTSKLPDMLKDHYPCVSSLEQLTELGGETDVFVCRPNTALCPMYSETGTAQEK, from the exons ATGAGCGGCCCAGCCGTGCCCCAGGAGCTGCGGCTGCCCCCGAGCCAGAGCACTCAGCCCGCGTTCAGAG acAAAAGAGAATGTGATTCTCGTGAAGTGGTTGTGGGAAGCTTTTATG aacaaaaacaaaaactcaaggAACGGATGTTACAAAGAAAAACGTTTTTTGCATATAAACAGGAAAATCAtatatccag taCAGGCCAGAAAGTGATGAACTCTGAAGGCCAGATCCAGGAAGAGACAAAAGttctgaaattcaaaacaaaaatg GCTGGTAAAGAAAATGTCAGTAGACTTCCTgtgaacaaaaataatataactatGGGGAAAAATTGTATTCCTTTAAGACCTTCTAATGAATTAGCCAATTTAACAATGATAATTGACACACATAATTTGGAGGATAATAATCACACAAGACAGTCGGTACCAATTGAAGATGGCCCTCAAAGTCAACACATGACATTGAGCCAAATGTTTCATCttaaaaacaacagtaaaaagaaacaaatatctaCAGAAAAACCAAAGCAAGATGCTAACATGCCTAAGAAGCTTGTGCTTGGGTCTTACAATGGTCAAATTGTTCAATCTAAGATTAATTCATTTAGAAAGCCCCTACCAGTCAGAGATGAGAGTTCTGTAGCAACAAAGAAACTTTCAGCTACTATCCCTAAAGCCCCAGAGCCTCTGCCCGCAGACACCAGCAGTTTCACAGTGAGAAGTCACAGAGCCCCAAACGTGATGACCACCACTCGACCTGTGAGCACTGCCTCTCAGGACAGACGGCTGGTGCGGCCTCCTATCAGAAGTCACTGCAACAGTGCTCAGGACCCTGTGAAACAAGGCATCAGGAGAAGTCTTACAATCCGGAAAGGGCCTCAGGAGAAGGAATTACTGCAATTAAACACAGTTTCATCTAGTGCCAAAACCAGTTCtcaggatgtggagagaaagacGACAGTGTCAAGAAGCCTGATGTCCAAAATTGTAGCCAGACCTGCTTCATCTTTTAACACCAGACTGATCCAGAAGTCAAAAAGCATTGACCCTTGCAGACACTCTGTAGCAAAAGCAACTATTGATAGATCAATTCATCCCAAAGAAACAGCAGAAGAGAGAAA AGCTCGTCTGAGTGAGTGGAAAgctagcaaaagaaaaatgataaaaagaccTCCTAGCTCAGGAGTTACCCAGTCTGAGCCCGAAGGGCGAAATGAAAAATCATCTGGGTCCTTCTGGACTACCATGGTAGAAGAAGATGAGCAAAGATTATTTACTGAAAAAGTGAACAAGACATTTTCTGAATGCCTAAATCTGATTAATGAG GGATgcccaaaagaagaaatattagtCATACTCAATGACCTGATTAAAGATATTCCAGATGCTAAAAAACTTGTTAAATATTGGATATGCCTTGCACGTATTGAACCACTCACAAGTCCTATTGAAAATATCATCACAATCTATGAGAAAGCTATTTTGGCAGGGGCTCAG ccTATCGAAGAAATGCGACATGTAATTGCAGATATTTTAACAATGAAGAGTCAAGAAAAAGTCAAATAtg CTTGCTGGATTTCTCAAGATGTCTCAG GAGAAAATGTTGAGGCTTGTGCAACCAAGGAATACATCCAGGATGTCAGCAGTGAAGATATAGGTGTTAATCTAGAGTCAGGAAAACCAGAAACGGAAAAGAAACCTAGAAATGTGGTATTTCAAGATgatgaaaaaaagcaagatgacaaaacaaaatatctaACCAATGATGTTAAAACCCCCAGTGCAGAAACTGGAGGGAGTTGCTTAATTAAATATAATGTGTCTACTACACCATACCTACAAAG tataaaaaagaagatacagtTTGACAATACAGATTCTACATTTAAAGAGCTAAAGTTTCTAACACCAGTTAGACGTTCTCAACGTATTCAAGAGAAAACTTCTAAATTGCCAGATATGTTAAAAGACCATTATCCATGTGTGTCTTCACTGGAGCAGTTAACAGAGTTGGGAGGTGAAACTGATGTTTTTGTATGCCGTCCTAACACAGCCCTATGCCCGATGTACTCAGAGACTGGAACAGcacaagagaaataa
- the CKAP2 gene encoding cytoskeleton-associated protein 2 isoform X1, which yields MSGPAVPQELRLPPSQSTQPAFRDKRECDSREVVVGSFYEQKQKLKERMLQRKTFFAYKQENHISSSTGQKVMNSEGQIQEETKVLKFKTKMAGKENVSRLPVNKNNITMGKNCIPLRPSNELANLTMIIDTHNLEDNNHTRQSVPIEDGPQSQHMTLSQMFHLKNNSKKKQISTEKPKQDANMPKKLVLGSYNGQIVQSKINSFRKPLPVRDESSVATKKLSATIPKAPEPLPADTSSFTVRSHRAPNVMTTTRPVSTASQDRRLVRPPIRSHCNSAQDPVKQGIRRSLTIRKGPQEKELLQLNTVSSSAKTSSQDVERKTTVSRSLMSKIVARPASSFNTRLIQKSKSIDPCRHSVAKATIDRSIHPKETAEERKARLSEWKASKRKMIKRPPSSGVTQSEPEGRNEKSSGSFWTTMVEEDEQRLFTEKVNKTFSECLNLINEGCPKEEILVILNDLIKDIPDAKKLVKYWICLARIEPLTSPIENIITIYEKAILAGAQPIEEMRHVIADILTMKSQEKVKYACWISQDVSGENVEACATKEYIQDVSSEDIGVNLESGKPETEKKPRNVVFQDDEKKQDDKTKYLTNDVKTPSAETGGSCLIKYNVSTTPYLQSIKKKIQFDNTDSTFKELKFLTPVRRSQRIQEKTSKLPDMLKDHYPCVSSLEQLTELGGETDVFVCRPNTALCPMYSETGTAQEK from the exons ATGAGCGGCCCAGCCGTGCCCCAGGAGCTGCGGCTGCCCCCGAGCCAGAGCACTCAGCCCGCGTTCAGAG acAAAAGAGAATGTGATTCTCGTGAAGTGGTTGTGGGAAGCTTTTATG aacaaaaacaaaaactcaaggAACGGATGTTACAAAGAAAAACGTTTTTTGCATATAAACAGGAAAATCAtatatccag tagtaCAGGCCAGAAAGTGATGAACTCTGAAGGCCAGATCCAGGAAGAGACAAAAGttctgaaattcaaaacaaaaatg GCTGGTAAAGAAAATGTCAGTAGACTTCCTgtgaacaaaaataatataactatGGGGAAAAATTGTATTCCTTTAAGACCTTCTAATGAATTAGCCAATTTAACAATGATAATTGACACACATAATTTGGAGGATAATAATCACACAAGACAGTCGGTACCAATTGAAGATGGCCCTCAAAGTCAACACATGACATTGAGCCAAATGTTTCATCttaaaaacaacagtaaaaagaaacaaatatctaCAGAAAAACCAAAGCAAGATGCTAACATGCCTAAGAAGCTTGTGCTTGGGTCTTACAATGGTCAAATTGTTCAATCTAAGATTAATTCATTTAGAAAGCCCCTACCAGTCAGAGATGAGAGTTCTGTAGCAACAAAGAAACTTTCAGCTACTATCCCTAAAGCCCCAGAGCCTCTGCCCGCAGACACCAGCAGTTTCACAGTGAGAAGTCACAGAGCCCCAAACGTGATGACCACCACTCGACCTGTGAGCACTGCCTCTCAGGACAGACGGCTGGTGCGGCCTCCTATCAGAAGTCACTGCAACAGTGCTCAGGACCCTGTGAAACAAGGCATCAGGAGAAGTCTTACAATCCGGAAAGGGCCTCAGGAGAAGGAATTACTGCAATTAAACACAGTTTCATCTAGTGCCAAAACCAGTTCtcaggatgtggagagaaagacGACAGTGTCAAGAAGCCTGATGTCCAAAATTGTAGCCAGACCTGCTTCATCTTTTAACACCAGACTGATCCAGAAGTCAAAAAGCATTGACCCTTGCAGACACTCTGTAGCAAAAGCAACTATTGATAGATCAATTCATCCCAAAGAAACAGCAGAAGAGAGAAA AGCTCGTCTGAGTGAGTGGAAAgctagcaaaagaaaaatgataaaaagaccTCCTAGCTCAGGAGTTACCCAGTCTGAGCCCGAAGGGCGAAATGAAAAATCATCTGGGTCCTTCTGGACTACCATGGTAGAAGAAGATGAGCAAAGATTATTTACTGAAAAAGTGAACAAGACATTTTCTGAATGCCTAAATCTGATTAATGAG GGATgcccaaaagaagaaatattagtCATACTCAATGACCTGATTAAAGATATTCCAGATGCTAAAAAACTTGTTAAATATTGGATATGCCTTGCACGTATTGAACCACTCACAAGTCCTATTGAAAATATCATCACAATCTATGAGAAAGCTATTTTGGCAGGGGCTCAG ccTATCGAAGAAATGCGACATGTAATTGCAGATATTTTAACAATGAAGAGTCAAGAAAAAGTCAAATAtg CTTGCTGGATTTCTCAAGATGTCTCAG GAGAAAATGTTGAGGCTTGTGCAACCAAGGAATACATCCAGGATGTCAGCAGTGAAGATATAGGTGTTAATCTAGAGTCAGGAAAACCAGAAACGGAAAAGAAACCTAGAAATGTGGTATTTCAAGATgatgaaaaaaagcaagatgacaaaacaaaatatctaACCAATGATGTTAAAACCCCCAGTGCAGAAACTGGAGGGAGTTGCTTAATTAAATATAATGTGTCTACTACACCATACCTACAAAG tataaaaaagaagatacagtTTGACAATACAGATTCTACATTTAAAGAGCTAAAGTTTCTAACACCAGTTAGACGTTCTCAACGTATTCAAGAGAAAACTTCTAAATTGCCAGATATGTTAAAAGACCATTATCCATGTGTGTCTTCACTGGAGCAGTTAACAGAGTTGGGAGGTGAAACTGATGTTTTTGTATGCCGTCCTAACACAGCCCTATGCCCGATGTACTCAGAGACTGGAACAGcacaagagaaataa
- the CKAP2 gene encoding cytoskeleton-associated protein 2 isoform X7: MSGPAVPQELRLPPSQSTQPAFREQKQKLKERMLQRKTFFAYKQENHISSTGQKVMNSEGQIQEETKVLKFKTKMAGKENVSRLPVNKNNITMGKNCIPLRPSNELANLTMIIDTHNLEDNNHTRQSVPIEDGPQSQHMTLSQMFHLKNNSKKKQISTEKPKQDANMPKKLVLGSYNGQIVQSKINSFRKPLPVRDESSVATKKLSATIPKAPEPLPADTSSFTVRSHRAPNVMTTTRPVSTASQDRRLVRPPIRSHCNSAQDPVKQGIRRSLTIRKGPQEKELLQLNTVSSSAKTSSQDVERKTTVSRSLMSKIVARPASSFNTRLIQKSKSIDPCRHSVAKATIDRSIHPKETAEERKARLSEWKASKRKMIKRPPSSGVTQSEPEGRNEKSSGSFWTTMVEEDEQRLFTEKVNKTFSECLNLINEGCPKEEILVILNDLIKDIPDAKKLVKYWICLARIEPLTSPIENIITIYEKAILAGAQPIEEMRHVIADILTMKSQEKVKYGENVEACATKEYIQDVSSEDIGVNLESGKPETEKKPRNVVFQDDEKKQDDKTKYLTNDVKTPSAETGGSCLIKYNVSTTPYLQSIKKKIQFDNTDSTFKELKFLTPVRRSQRIQEKTSKLPDMLKDHYPCVSSLEQLTELGGETDVFVCRPNTALCPMYSETGTAQEK, from the exons ATGAGCGGCCCAGCCGTGCCCCAGGAGCTGCGGCTGCCCCCGAGCCAGAGCACTCAGCCCGCGTTCAGAG aacaaaaacaaaaactcaaggAACGGATGTTACAAAGAAAAACGTTTTTTGCATATAAACAGGAAAATCAtatatccag taCAGGCCAGAAAGTGATGAACTCTGAAGGCCAGATCCAGGAAGAGACAAAAGttctgaaattcaaaacaaaaatg GCTGGTAAAGAAAATGTCAGTAGACTTCCTgtgaacaaaaataatataactatGGGGAAAAATTGTATTCCTTTAAGACCTTCTAATGAATTAGCCAATTTAACAATGATAATTGACACACATAATTTGGAGGATAATAATCACACAAGACAGTCGGTACCAATTGAAGATGGCCCTCAAAGTCAACACATGACATTGAGCCAAATGTTTCATCttaaaaacaacagtaaaaagaaacaaatatctaCAGAAAAACCAAAGCAAGATGCTAACATGCCTAAGAAGCTTGTGCTTGGGTCTTACAATGGTCAAATTGTTCAATCTAAGATTAATTCATTTAGAAAGCCCCTACCAGTCAGAGATGAGAGTTCTGTAGCAACAAAGAAACTTTCAGCTACTATCCCTAAAGCCCCAGAGCCTCTGCCCGCAGACACCAGCAGTTTCACAGTGAGAAGTCACAGAGCCCCAAACGTGATGACCACCACTCGACCTGTGAGCACTGCCTCTCAGGACAGACGGCTGGTGCGGCCTCCTATCAGAAGTCACTGCAACAGTGCTCAGGACCCTGTGAAACAAGGCATCAGGAGAAGTCTTACAATCCGGAAAGGGCCTCAGGAGAAGGAATTACTGCAATTAAACACAGTTTCATCTAGTGCCAAAACCAGTTCtcaggatgtggagagaaagacGACAGTGTCAAGAAGCCTGATGTCCAAAATTGTAGCCAGACCTGCTTCATCTTTTAACACCAGACTGATCCAGAAGTCAAAAAGCATTGACCCTTGCAGACACTCTGTAGCAAAAGCAACTATTGATAGATCAATTCATCCCAAAGAAACAGCAGAAGAGAGAAA AGCTCGTCTGAGTGAGTGGAAAgctagcaaaagaaaaatgataaaaagaccTCCTAGCTCAGGAGTTACCCAGTCTGAGCCCGAAGGGCGAAATGAAAAATCATCTGGGTCCTTCTGGACTACCATGGTAGAAGAAGATGAGCAAAGATTATTTACTGAAAAAGTGAACAAGACATTTTCTGAATGCCTAAATCTGATTAATGAG GGATgcccaaaagaagaaatattagtCATACTCAATGACCTGATTAAAGATATTCCAGATGCTAAAAAACTTGTTAAATATTGGATATGCCTTGCACGTATTGAACCACTCACAAGTCCTATTGAAAATATCATCACAATCTATGAGAAAGCTATTTTGGCAGGGGCTCAG ccTATCGAAGAAATGCGACATGTAATTGCAGATATTTTAACAATGAAGAGTCAAGAAAAAGTCAAATAtg GAGAAAATGTTGAGGCTTGTGCAACCAAGGAATACATCCAGGATGTCAGCAGTGAAGATATAGGTGTTAATCTAGAGTCAGGAAAACCAGAAACGGAAAAGAAACCTAGAAATGTGGTATTTCAAGATgatgaaaaaaagcaagatgacaaaacaaaatatctaACCAATGATGTTAAAACCCCCAGTGCAGAAACTGGAGGGAGTTGCTTAATTAAATATAATGTGTCTACTACACCATACCTACAAAG tataaaaaagaagatacagtTTGACAATACAGATTCTACATTTAAAGAGCTAAAGTTTCTAACACCAGTTAGACGTTCTCAACGTATTCAAGAGAAAACTTCTAAATTGCCAGATATGTTAAAAGACCATTATCCATGTGTGTCTTCACTGGAGCAGTTAACAGAGTTGGGAGGTGAAACTGATGTTTTTGTATGCCGTCCTAACACAGCCCTATGCCCGATGTACTCAGAGACTGGAACAGcacaagagaaataa
- the CKAP2 gene encoding cytoskeleton-associated protein 2 isoform X8, producing MESNIYHPKNDSEQKQKLKERMLQRKTFFAYKQENHISSSTGQKVMNSEGQIQEETKVLKFKTKMAGKENVSRLPVNKNNITMGKNCIPLRPSNELANLTMIIDTHNLEDNNHTRQSVPIEDGPQSQHMTLSQMFHLKNNSKKKQISTEKPKQDANMPKKLVLGSYNGQIVQSKINSFRKPLPVRDESSVATKKLSATIPKAPEPLPADTSSFTVRSHRAPNVMTTTRPVSTASQDRRLVRPPIRSHCNSAQDPVKQGIRRSLTIRKGPQEKELLQLNTVSSSAKTSSQDVERKTTVSRSLMSKIVARPASSFNTRLIQKSKSIDPCRHSVAKATIDRSIHPKETAEERKARLSEWKASKRKMIKRPPSSGVTQSEPEGRNEKSSGSFWTTMVEEDEQRLFTEKVNKTFSECLNLINEGCPKEEILVILNDLIKDIPDAKKLVKYWICLARIEPLTSPIENIITIYEKAILAGAQPIEEMRHVIADILTMKSQEKVKYACWISQDVSGENVEACATKEYIQDVSSEDIGVNLESGKPETEKKPRNVVFQDDEKKQDDKTKYLTNDVKTPSAETGGSCLIKYNVSTTPYLQSIKKKIQFDNTDSTFKELKFLTPVRRSQRIQEKTSKLPDMLKDHYPCVSSLEQLTELGGETDVFVCRPNTALCPMYSETGTAQEK from the exons aacaaaaacaaaaactcaaggAACGGATGTTACAAAGAAAAACGTTTTTTGCATATAAACAGGAAAATCAtatatccag tagtaCAGGCCAGAAAGTGATGAACTCTGAAGGCCAGATCCAGGAAGAGACAAAAGttctgaaattcaaaacaaaaatg GCTGGTAAAGAAAATGTCAGTAGACTTCCTgtgaacaaaaataatataactatGGGGAAAAATTGTATTCCTTTAAGACCTTCTAATGAATTAGCCAATTTAACAATGATAATTGACACACATAATTTGGAGGATAATAATCACACAAGACAGTCGGTACCAATTGAAGATGGCCCTCAAAGTCAACACATGACATTGAGCCAAATGTTTCATCttaaaaacaacagtaaaaagaaacaaatatctaCAGAAAAACCAAAGCAAGATGCTAACATGCCTAAGAAGCTTGTGCTTGGGTCTTACAATGGTCAAATTGTTCAATCTAAGATTAATTCATTTAGAAAGCCCCTACCAGTCAGAGATGAGAGTTCTGTAGCAACAAAGAAACTTTCAGCTACTATCCCTAAAGCCCCAGAGCCTCTGCCCGCAGACACCAGCAGTTTCACAGTGAGAAGTCACAGAGCCCCAAACGTGATGACCACCACTCGACCTGTGAGCACTGCCTCTCAGGACAGACGGCTGGTGCGGCCTCCTATCAGAAGTCACTGCAACAGTGCTCAGGACCCTGTGAAACAAGGCATCAGGAGAAGTCTTACAATCCGGAAAGGGCCTCAGGAGAAGGAATTACTGCAATTAAACACAGTTTCATCTAGTGCCAAAACCAGTTCtcaggatgtggagagaaagacGACAGTGTCAAGAAGCCTGATGTCCAAAATTGTAGCCAGACCTGCTTCATCTTTTAACACCAGACTGATCCAGAAGTCAAAAAGCATTGACCCTTGCAGACACTCTGTAGCAAAAGCAACTATTGATAGATCAATTCATCCCAAAGAAACAGCAGAAGAGAGAAA AGCTCGTCTGAGTGAGTGGAAAgctagcaaaagaaaaatgataaaaagaccTCCTAGCTCAGGAGTTACCCAGTCTGAGCCCGAAGGGCGAAATGAAAAATCATCTGGGTCCTTCTGGACTACCATGGTAGAAGAAGATGAGCAAAGATTATTTACTGAAAAAGTGAACAAGACATTTTCTGAATGCCTAAATCTGATTAATGAG GGATgcccaaaagaagaaatattagtCATACTCAATGACCTGATTAAAGATATTCCAGATGCTAAAAAACTTGTTAAATATTGGATATGCCTTGCACGTATTGAACCACTCACAAGTCCTATTGAAAATATCATCACAATCTATGAGAAAGCTATTTTGGCAGGGGCTCAG ccTATCGAAGAAATGCGACATGTAATTGCAGATATTTTAACAATGAAGAGTCAAGAAAAAGTCAAATAtg CTTGCTGGATTTCTCAAGATGTCTCAG GAGAAAATGTTGAGGCTTGTGCAACCAAGGAATACATCCAGGATGTCAGCAGTGAAGATATAGGTGTTAATCTAGAGTCAGGAAAACCAGAAACGGAAAAGAAACCTAGAAATGTGGTATTTCAAGATgatgaaaaaaagcaagatgacaaaacaaaatatctaACCAATGATGTTAAAACCCCCAGTGCAGAAACTGGAGGGAGTTGCTTAATTAAATATAATGTGTCTACTACACCATACCTACAAAG tataaaaaagaagatacagtTTGACAATACAGATTCTACATTTAAAGAGCTAAAGTTTCTAACACCAGTTAGACGTTCTCAACGTATTCAAGAGAAAACTTCTAAATTGCCAGATATGTTAAAAGACCATTATCCATGTGTGTCTTCACTGGAGCAGTTAACAGAGTTGGGAGGTGAAACTGATGTTTTTGTATGCCGTCCTAACACAGCCCTATGCCCGATGTACTCAGAGACTGGAACAGcacaagagaaataa
- the CKAP2 gene encoding cytoskeleton-associated protein 2 isoform X6, producing the protein MSGPAVPQELRLPPSQSTQPAFREQKQKLKERMLQRKTFFAYKQENHISSSTGQKVMNSEGQIQEETKVLKFKTKMAGKENVSRLPVNKNNITMGKNCIPLRPSNELANLTMIIDTHNLEDNNHTRQSVPIEDGPQSQHMTLSQMFHLKNNSKKKQISTEKPKQDANMPKKLVLGSYNGQIVQSKINSFRKPLPVRDESSVATKKLSATIPKAPEPLPADTSSFTVRSHRAPNVMTTTRPVSTASQDRRLVRPPIRSHCNSAQDPVKQGIRRSLTIRKGPQEKELLQLNTVSSSAKTSSQDVERKTTVSRSLMSKIVARPASSFNTRLIQKSKSIDPCRHSVAKATIDRSIHPKETAEERKARLSEWKASKRKMIKRPPSSGVTQSEPEGRNEKSSGSFWTTMVEEDEQRLFTEKVNKTFSECLNLINEGCPKEEILVILNDLIKDIPDAKKLVKYWICLARIEPLTSPIENIITIYEKAILAGAQPIEEMRHVIADILTMKSQEKVKYGENVEACATKEYIQDVSSEDIGVNLESGKPETEKKPRNVVFQDDEKKQDDKTKYLTNDVKTPSAETGGSCLIKYNVSTTPYLQSIKKKIQFDNTDSTFKELKFLTPVRRSQRIQEKTSKLPDMLKDHYPCVSSLEQLTELGGETDVFVCRPNTALCPMYSETGTAQEK; encoded by the exons ATGAGCGGCCCAGCCGTGCCCCAGGAGCTGCGGCTGCCCCCGAGCCAGAGCACTCAGCCCGCGTTCAGAG aacaaaaacaaaaactcaaggAACGGATGTTACAAAGAAAAACGTTTTTTGCATATAAACAGGAAAATCAtatatccag tagtaCAGGCCAGAAAGTGATGAACTCTGAAGGCCAGATCCAGGAAGAGACAAAAGttctgaaattcaaaacaaaaatg GCTGGTAAAGAAAATGTCAGTAGACTTCCTgtgaacaaaaataatataactatGGGGAAAAATTGTATTCCTTTAAGACCTTCTAATGAATTAGCCAATTTAACAATGATAATTGACACACATAATTTGGAGGATAATAATCACACAAGACAGTCGGTACCAATTGAAGATGGCCCTCAAAGTCAACACATGACATTGAGCCAAATGTTTCATCttaaaaacaacagtaaaaagaaacaaatatctaCAGAAAAACCAAAGCAAGATGCTAACATGCCTAAGAAGCTTGTGCTTGGGTCTTACAATGGTCAAATTGTTCAATCTAAGATTAATTCATTTAGAAAGCCCCTACCAGTCAGAGATGAGAGTTCTGTAGCAACAAAGAAACTTTCAGCTACTATCCCTAAAGCCCCAGAGCCTCTGCCCGCAGACACCAGCAGTTTCACAGTGAGAAGTCACAGAGCCCCAAACGTGATGACCACCACTCGACCTGTGAGCACTGCCTCTCAGGACAGACGGCTGGTGCGGCCTCCTATCAGAAGTCACTGCAACAGTGCTCAGGACCCTGTGAAACAAGGCATCAGGAGAAGTCTTACAATCCGGAAAGGGCCTCAGGAGAAGGAATTACTGCAATTAAACACAGTTTCATCTAGTGCCAAAACCAGTTCtcaggatgtggagagaaagacGACAGTGTCAAGAAGCCTGATGTCCAAAATTGTAGCCAGACCTGCTTCATCTTTTAACACCAGACTGATCCAGAAGTCAAAAAGCATTGACCCTTGCAGACACTCTGTAGCAAAAGCAACTATTGATAGATCAATTCATCCCAAAGAAACAGCAGAAGAGAGAAA AGCTCGTCTGAGTGAGTGGAAAgctagcaaaagaaaaatgataaaaagaccTCCTAGCTCAGGAGTTACCCAGTCTGAGCCCGAAGGGCGAAATGAAAAATCATCTGGGTCCTTCTGGACTACCATGGTAGAAGAAGATGAGCAAAGATTATTTACTGAAAAAGTGAACAAGACATTTTCTGAATGCCTAAATCTGATTAATGAG GGATgcccaaaagaagaaatattagtCATACTCAATGACCTGATTAAAGATATTCCAGATGCTAAAAAACTTGTTAAATATTGGATATGCCTTGCACGTATTGAACCACTCACAAGTCCTATTGAAAATATCATCACAATCTATGAGAAAGCTATTTTGGCAGGGGCTCAG ccTATCGAAGAAATGCGACATGTAATTGCAGATATTTTAACAATGAAGAGTCAAGAAAAAGTCAAATAtg GAGAAAATGTTGAGGCTTGTGCAACCAAGGAATACATCCAGGATGTCAGCAGTGAAGATATAGGTGTTAATCTAGAGTCAGGAAAACCAGAAACGGAAAAGAAACCTAGAAATGTGGTATTTCAAGATgatgaaaaaaagcaagatgacaaaacaaaatatctaACCAATGATGTTAAAACCCCCAGTGCAGAAACTGGAGGGAGTTGCTTAATTAAATATAATGTGTCTACTACACCATACCTACAAAG tataaaaaagaagatacagtTTGACAATACAGATTCTACATTTAAAGAGCTAAAGTTTCTAACACCAGTTAGACGTTCTCAACGTATTCAAGAGAAAACTTCTAAATTGCCAGATATGTTAAAAGACCATTATCCATGTGTGTCTTCACTGGAGCAGTTAACAGAGTTGGGAGGTGAAACTGATGTTTTTGTATGCCGTCCTAACACAGCCCTATGCCCGATGTACTCAGAGACTGGAACAGcacaagagaaataa